A single region of the Polyodon spathula isolate WHYD16114869_AA chromosome 5, ASM1765450v1, whole genome shotgun sequence genome encodes:
- the LOC121316005 gene encoding pro-opiomelanocortin-like, translated as MLRPVWGCVVVVLGVLWFYSSGVQSQCSEHSQCRDLSLEENILECIQACNVDLTAESPLFPGNEHLQPTSEEIQNYVMGHFHWNTFGQRMNGTPGGSKRESASNALNVLLAVLSQPRDKVERDSEEEEGLQQHRRDEKRSYSMEHFRWGKPVGRKRRPVKVYPNGVEEESAESYPAEIRRDLSLKLHYPQGEELEEVLGGENDLLNLQDKKEGSYKMNHFRWSGPPKDKRYGGFIKSWDERSQQPLLTLFKNIMIKDVHEKKGQ; from the exons ATGCTGCGTCCAGTTTGGGGCTGTGTTGTGGTTGTGCTGGGGGTGCTATGGTTCTACAGCAGTGGGGTTCAGAGTCAATGTTCAGAGCACAGTCAATGCAGAGACCTTTCCTTGGAGGAAAACATACTG GAATGTATACAAGCCTGTAACGTTGACCTTACTGCAGAGTCCCCCCTTTTCCCTGGAAATGAGCATCTCCAGCCTACCTCCGAGGAGATTCAGAACTACGTCATGGGTCACTTCCACTGGAACACATTCGGTCAGAGAATGAATGGCACACCTGGAGGCAGCAAGAGAGAGAGTGCCAGCAATGCCCTTAATGTTCTCCTAGCAGTGTTATCCCAACCCAGAGATAAAGTTGAGAGGGATTCTGAGGAGGAAGAAGGTCTGCAGCAGCACAGACGGGATGAAAAGAGGTCCTATTCCATGGAGCATTTCCGCTGGGGCAAACCTGTGGGCCGCAAGCGCCGTCCAGTGAAGGTGTACCCCAATGGAGTGGAGGAGGAGTCTGCTGAGAGCTACCCTGCTGAGATCCGCCGGGACTTGTCACTCAAGCTTCATTACCCCCAGggagaggagctggaggaagtaCTTGGAGGGGAGAATGACCTCCTTAACCTCCAGGACAAGAAAGAAGGCTCCTACAAGATGAACCACTTCCGTTGGAGTGGCCCACCCAAGGACAAGCGCTATGGGGGCTTCATAAAGTCCTGGGATGAGAGGAGCCAGCAGCCCTTACTGACTCTCTTCAAAAACATCATGATCAAGGATGTCCATGAGAAAAAGGGCCAGTAA